TGATTCCGTTATTTGGATGAGGGCGGGAAGCCGATAAAAGTATAACTGCGTTGGTTCTCCCCGCTTTGGCGTGGACAGGCTCCACGCGAATGTGTGACGGCCTCCGATGAGGTTAGGAAATTTTATAGCCGATCTTGCGTAAGAGTTCTTTTCGCCACTGGACCCCCTCTGGGCCTTCTACCCCCTTGGGCGAGAAGCCATCAATCACGCCAAGAATTCCTCGTCCCTGCGCGGATTCGGCGATAATGACTTCCACTGGGTTGGCTGTTGCGCAAAAGATGGAACAAACTTCCGGACAGTTTTTAATGGCGTTGAGGACGTTGATCGGGTAGGCATCGAGGAGAACCAGCACAAAGGTATGGCCAGCGCCAATGGCCTGGGCATTCTGCTGGGCTACTTTTCTCAACGCCTCATCATTTCCCTCCACGCGGATCAGGCAGGCCCCGGAAGCTTCACAGAAGGCGATGCCGAAGCGTGACTTTGGCAAGGCGCTGACCATGACCTCGTAAAGGTCTTCGACGGTCTTGATGAAATGGGTCTGGCCGACAATAATGTTCGCTCCTTCCGGAAATTCCAATTTTACGCTTTTGAGCTCCATGGCATCCCCCTTCTAATCAAAAAGCAAAATACAGGATTCAGAATTCATAAGAAATCTAAATTTCTCCAATTCTGTCATTCCGAACGCGGAAATCCAGTAAAAGCAAAAAGATCTGGACTCCTGCTTTCGCAGGAGTGACGGATTTTCGAATTTCTACGAGACCATTGGATTTTGATTCCTGAATCCTGCTAACTTCATGTAGGTTGCCCTGTGTCTTTTTTAATCTTCAAGCTTCCCACCAAGGAAGCCACGTCAGGAAAATTATTGGCCTGCAAATATCTCTGAATCCCATCGATAATTTTTAGGCCGGCCCGGGGGTCTATGAAGTGGGCAGTTCCAACCTGTATAGCTGTAGCCCCGGCGATCAGATACTCCAGGGCATCTTTGGCGGTTACGATACCCCCTATGCCCACGACCGGGATGCGCACGACCTGGGCCGCCTGCCAGACCATGCGCAAGCCGATGGGCTTGATGGCCGGGCCCGAAAGACCCCCGGTAATGTTCCCCAGGACAGGAGTTCGGGTCTGAACGTCGATGGCCAGCCCGGTTAGAGTGTTGATCAAGGAAACCGCGTCTGCCCCGGCCTCTTCGGCAGCCAGAGCAATCTTTCCGATATCGGCTACATTGGGAGAAAGTTTGACCATCACAAAAGAAGAAGTGGCTCGACGAATTTTTGAGATTACCTTATATACGGTTTTAGGCTCCGCGGCAAAAATTGCACCCCCTGCTTTCACATTCGGGCAGGAAATGTTGACTTCCAATCCGGCGATTCCATCTACCGCCGATAATCTCTTGGCTAATTCGGCATATTCTTCTACCGTACTTCCGAAAATATTGACCAATACCGGGCATCGAGCTTTCCGCAAAAAGGGCAATTTTTCCTGGAGAAATATTTCCAACCCGACATTCTCCAGCCCAATGGCATTCAGCATCCCGGCTGGAGTTTCGGCCAGACGGGGCGGAGGATTCCCCTTGCGCGGCTCCAAGGAAAGTCCCTTGGTGACGATTGCCCCGAGAGATCCCAGGGGAATGATCCCGGAGTATTC
This sequence is a window from Deltaproteobacteria bacterium. Protein-coding genes within it:
- a CDS encoding dihydroorotate dehydrogenase, whose product is MSPKTDNPSLQVNLGSLKLKNPVIAASGTFGYGEEYSGIIPLGSLGAIVTKGLSLEPRKGNPPPRLAETPAGMLNAIGLENVGLEIFLQEKLPFLRKARCPVLVNIFGSTVEEYAELAKRLSAVDGIAGLEVNISCPNVKAGGAIFAAEPKTVYKVISKIRRATSSFVMVKLSPNVADIGKIALAAEEAGADAVSLINTLTGLAIDVQTRTPVLGNITGGLSGPAIKPIGLRMVWQAAQVVRIPVVGIGGIVTAKDALEYLIAGATAIQVGTAHFIDPRAGLKIIDGIQRYLQANNFPDVASLVGSLKIKKDTGQPT
- a CDS encoding adenosine-specific kinase encodes the protein MELKSVKLEFPEGANIIVGQTHFIKTVEDLYEVMVSALPKSRFGIAFCEASGACLIRVEGNDEALRKVAQQNAQAIGAGHTFVLVLLDAYPINVLNAIKNCPEVCSIFCATANPVEVIIAESAQGRGILGVIDGFSPKGVEGPEGVQWRKELLRKIGYKIS